CACGAATCATCTTAGGATTAAGGATCTTTGGATCCTCAATCTTAAGCGTTTCTACGGGCTCTAACCGACTGTAAAATCGTgataattggttagtggcgacttTGTTCAAATAACATAAAAACTTTCTAGCGAGGCAACTAGTGGAAAGAAAAAAGTAGATCTCCTATTTCCTTGGGGAATTCGCCTCTTCGGCGTCCACAACTGCACGTCGATGAACATTCGACCCCCTTTTCACCTGCCAAAAATATAGATCCCCTCTTGTAAATgttgaaataataaaaaaaagacaaGTGTTATACCAGCGGCTCACCATGAGCCGACGATATGCCTCTATAAATTTGAATCCTAAGCAATCATCCAACAGGAGAGGAGAGAGGGGGAGTGACACAAGAAAAGGTGTGGTAACACCAGGAGTGATAGACAAAGTTAGAAAATTAGAAGGgagaggaagatgagagaagGGAGTGAGCTCACTCTAAAGGCAAAATCAACTAAAGAAGCTAGTCAAGTCATGAGTAGGGTTAAATCAGGgatatccgtccatccattctgaatAAAAAAGGGTGTCTGAtatcctcttttctttctcacaTCTCAGTCAAGCTTAGAATACATTCTATTTCACACATTCCTAATATATTATTATCATTCACCCatacttttatttttctttcttctacaCATCTTTCCTTTACTATGTTCGTCTACCCAGAGTCACTTGACCCTGTGAAGTTAGGCTAGGATTCTTTCTATTTTGCTTTTTCGGCCTCCTTAAGGGGCTATGTGAAGCATGACTAATTGCAAAACACAATTTGTATGCTTAAATTCTCCTGAAAGTCACGAACCCCGTGGAGTAGAGACCACACACCGTGAGGGTAGAAGAGGGTGCATAACCCTTTCTtcttctatcattgaaacccttacCTAAATCCTACGGTTGTAGATAAATCATCAGATTCAATGAGGTGAGGAAGTCTCATGACTTCTTGACTCCTTATCGATTCCACAAATTATAGTCAACTGTAGATTGAATCAAACTTGCTTGGCTAGTGAAGACTTCAAATTTCCAAGTGTATTCCTTCTCTACCTTTAAACGAATTGCACCACCAAAAAACAAGAAATCACTATTCCTTATGTTATCTTAAGTAATAATATAACTTAGTGAAAAGTTAATTTTAAAAGGCACAGAAATGTAAACAAGGGATTAATGAGgtagtattttgtaaaattcctataaaaaattagaaagatccaAAACTGACGTGAGCCATACATATAAAACAACgagaattgaatgcccaccattggaaacctTGTGAGCGCCACACAAGTTTTGTTTTAGGATGacatttgtgcctacagtttatttgAATGGTAATACCCCTATGAACAATTACGATTGCATGTAAACATCACGATCAACTCCGAGAAGTTTTTTACGGTAGACGTTTTAGTTCCCATTGTTTTATTTGGtatggcctacatgagttttggatctacctaatttttagattcctgtcctattgtggtctagtgaaactgatgaacggagtggatttgtcacggtcaTCCATGTGGGTGCCACAAAGCTTTCAGCGACATGACCTTCCCGGCCGAGGGCATAGGGAGTCCGTGTCCATAGCCATCTGGTTTGTTTTTTGGTCCAAAACGTGGAAAAGAAGAAACACACTTGTAATCCTTTTTCCGACACGACTTTCGTGGATCCCTAAatgtgcgacccatgtgatgtatgcgttgtatatctaatgttttaaatatcgacgatatcggccgatatatcccatgatatatcttgtatcccacttgtgcgatatgaaacacacaggtagtgtcgatatatcgcacatgtttgatctggtgaACATTTTCAGTTTTTGATCCCCCCCCCTTTTAATTATGTTAAATAAGTGTTAAAATGTTATAAATCCAttaattcttcatgttttgcatgaaattttATGGAGTTGGGGCTTTCATTTCGATATCCATTACTTCTTTatgttctctttctttttttctttttcttttcaaaatctttcttcaactagttgtcaattgagagtaatttcaaagtatttaggagtatttgatgaaatgatcattacatacattgtaatttcaaaatttgagtgtaagTAGTTtgatttgggaaaattttgatCCATTTATCCCAAATTGCTTGTAATTTTTCACTCcgaacatgaaatcaagcatgtacaaTGGCTGATCAACTGACTTGTTAAGTccttttcaatttttagaaaataaaaattatttttaattaaaaaatattattattaatttttgaaatttccccTCAACCAGTTGTTGTCAATTgggactaatttcgaagtatttaggagtcgTTGATGAAATAAttgtcacatacactctaaatgttttgcatttaatttgaatgttgttgcattagtttagttagaCAACAAACAACTTGGGACCATACAATGGAAACCTATCATGTATGATTCTTTTTTAGatattataatttaaaagtgtgtattaaggtatttTCTAATAttacctgaagtttcattgaaaagtttaaatattttcctaatgtttttccatatttttcaaaaaatgcaataaatgaccccatacaaatgatatatcccatgtgataacccaTACATGTCTATGTCCCAAAGATAATGATATATCCCACATTTCTGTGTCCCAAAGATGGGATATGTAACATACGAAATCGATATTTCAAAGAGTGCTTATATCCACTCCCtctgtccatttttccagctcattttagggcattaacccAAAAATTTAACagatcccaatctcaggtggaccacacctcaaaaaACAGCGGTgattcatcattaaaaactttttagggccacggaatttttggatcgggctgatatttgtCTGGCATCGAATAAGTTTCTAACGGGgagcattcaattaccattgtttcctgtggtgtggcacacctgagaTATTAATCTCCTGAAATTTTTCGATCACGCCCAAAAATGAGCTGacgaaacagatggacagagtggatataagacAGATAAATAACTGCGGGCCCTACAGTAacggatccaccaaagccgcgtCCTCCTTTTCCTTCCGTGACAACGATGACCCGCGTGACTATTTATCAACGCGGAGACTTCTAGTGGATTCGTAGGGCTGATAACACAACAAATAACCTATCGGAATCACATCATTCCAGACTTTTCTTCCCAAATACCGTCTCTGCTCCATCCCAAAGGGTTCTATCTCCACGATCAAAGGTACGGacgtttctttctctttttccccCTTCTTTCTTTCGTCATACTGTTTCATGATCCCTCCTACTTTGTTCTAGATGAGTTCCTTCGTACTGACATGGGCCAAATGATATGATGCTAAGGCAGTATAAAAATAACTATAACGGATGATCTTGAGCCATCCCAGCGACGACTTCCGAAACCCCTCTCACCATTTAATTTCACGGAACTGTCAGTTTGGGGAGTTTTCCACTGTTTTTAACCATCCTCTGTTCTAAGGAAAATTGGAAGTAGATCTGAGATCTGATTTCTCCCATTCTATATCTGAATCGCATTGCATATCCTTTCTCCAAGGACATGTATATTGAATCCTTGTttcttcaatttgtacaagtggcCTCATGGATGGATCTGGCTTTAAAGTCTCAATTGGATGATCATGACCCCTTGATTGGTAATCCTGAGGGTCAAGCCAAGGTCCTAAGACGTGATAGGTACTCGAAAACCTTATCAAATTCAGGTTCGGGTCATCAGAAGATGGTACCTGAACATGAAATAGGTCCTGATAGGACTCTAATCCTACCTCCATTGAATTATCTTCTTCATAAGATATCTGACCCTCTTCTTAATGCGGACCATTGGCAAAGTTTTGCATATGGAGTCTACTGGTTTGaacaattaaaatcattcaaTAGAAGTGATTGTGGCAGTAAAGCCTACTCATGATGACCCACCATATTACTGAAAGGTGCGTCGAACCTGCATGTTTTGTTTGATAGAGAATCATCTAATGCTTTCATTTGGAGGGTTTTGCGAGGAGAGGTTGTGTGGTAACCTGGAGCTCTCTGATTGTACTAGTGGGGACCATGGTTTGTGATTAAGACCCGTGATTTAGGCTAGCTATGATTGGACCGTGCTCCAAAAATCCTAACTTTTCAATATGTGACCTGTGAGTGTGAGTAGACAATAATGAAAAAAGAATGCAGTAAGCACCCTACTCAATAGTGAAACAGCTAAACGTTGGATTGATAGGATTTTCTAATTTGGGCAAATTATAGGGCATGTTTCTTCAGCAGATAGGCCCATGAGGTCCTTGTTCTTGAAAACCAAATCCTGCTCCTTGGTTTTTCAAATAAGTACATCAGGAGACATATAATTACAATGGAACCAAGTTTAGGTCAGAAGTAAACAAATAAGTAGACAAGAATttgcctcttatcttttctaacAACATTCTTCTTGTTATTAATTTTCAGTTCATTACAACACACATCCAAATAATGAATACGAATAAGGTGCCAATGCTCTGTAGATTTGGGGGCAACTTCATTTGGGAATCAGATAAGGTTTATTACAAGGGAGGCACTAACCACATTGTTTATGTTGATCGAGCAATCAATTACCATAATCTTTTATCCAAAGTGTGCGGGATTTGCAAGTTGACCGACATTAGTAACATCAAGTACAAATATCCCGGTCTAGATTTGGATTCACTTGTGTCAATTGAGAATGATGACGACGTAACTAATATGATGGAAGCATTTCCTCAAAGCAGCAAGCCTATTCAGCTCTTTCTCTCTGGTGATCAAAACCTTTCAATACCCATTGCAGTTCCCAGGTACTTGAAATACAAATTTGTTTGTGTTTGCAGTTATGTGGTTCActgattctctctctcttgtttctaACCATCTCTATTTCTTAAGTTTTCTGATGCAGAATGCCGATAATGGAAATGATCAAGCATCTTTGCAGGATTTACATGAAAGTAATGGAACGCTTGCACCTTCCTCACATAATACTAATACCAGTGACAATGATGTTCGGAGTGCACCAAATGACTCGTGTGAAATGAATCGTTTGTTGATGGATAATCGAGAATTACCTTGCGGAATGGTTGCTACTTCTGTAAATGAAATGCCGAAAATGATTTCAGTTTTAAAAGAAGGCCAAGAATATGTAGATGCAAATGTTTTACAAGAAGGCCAAGAATTTGTAGATGCAAATGCTTTCCACAAGTCTTTGAGGGAGTACGCCATACGATCACATTTTGAATACAGGCGAACCAGGTCAGGTGGTGGCCATTATCAGGCGAAATGTATTAATGGCGATTGCTCATGGCGCATACATGTGTGTAAGCTTCCTGACAATCATACATTCAAGATAAAATCCTTGAAGGGAAATCATACTTGTAATGTTATGAATAATTCAACAATGTCAAACACAACAACGCATCGACAAGCCAATAGGAAATGGATTGCTGCTTTGGTCAAGGATCGATTTCAGAATAATTTGCGCTGTAAACCCAAAGATATTGTTGATCAGATAAGTCAAGAATACAGGGTCAAAGTAAGTTATGATAAAGCTTGGAGGGGTATAGAATTGGCATTAAAAGAGAGGCACTTAGAACAATCCGTTTCAGCTCTTAGGACACTTTGTGAAGAAATACAAACAACAAATCCAGGAAGCACGGCAAATCTTAGCAGGTCATCAGACAACTCCTTGAGACTTTTTGTAGCTTATGAGGCTGCCATTCGTGGTTTCAAGCAAGCATGCCGACCAGTTGTGATGCTTGGTTTTAGGAAGATGGAAGGAAAATGCCGAGGTGTGTGGCTCTATGCCATGGCCATTGATGCAGAAGAGTATTGGTTCCCAGTATCATGTGCATTTGTTGAATCAAAGAACGTAAGTAGTTGGAAATGGTTCTGTGATGAGTTGGCTCAAGTCCTGGGATTCATACCTAAATTAACATTTATATCAAATAGACAGGAAGGGATTCTTGAAGTGGTTAGTGGTATCTTTCCACATGCATGTCATCGATACTATCAGAAAGAGCTGGTTGAAGAAATTCAGCAGAAGTTCAGACATTGGGATTTGGTTCGACTTTTTGAGAATGCAGTTGACACAGGGGTTTGTTATGAATTTGACGCTTCCATGCGTGAAATTCATGACAAATATAAAGAAGCAGGGATTTTTGTAAAGGATATTAATCCTAAGCACTGGGCCACTTCTCACTTTGAAGAGAAGCTTTATGTTGCAGAGGATGTTTATTTAGAATTCATAGGTAAATGGCGGGATAAGTTAGAGGAATGGAGAGACCTGCCTATCACTTCAGTGTTGGAAAACTTGCATCTATATATGATAGAGATATTTGATGAAAGGTTTAAGAAAAGTTCAGATTGGGAGACAATATTGGTTCCTAGAGTTGAAGCTCTTATTTCAATATTAGAGATGCCAAAAGGAAATTATTCTGTGTCGTATGGTGCAGCAGATTTTGAGGTTCTCGACAAAGATGATGCAGATGCAAATTCATTGAAGGTGGATCTTGAACGGCAAACATGTTCATGTCGTTTGTGGCAAATGAAGGGGTACCCTTGCCCTCATGCTATCGCGGCTATCCGATACAACAGACGTAATGTGTATGACTACGTTGATGTGCACTACACGGTTGCCAAATACCGGCATACATATTCAGAGCATATTGATCCATTGCATTTGCCCAACACAAGCCTAAGCCTATCGAAGAAGAGAAAACAGGTAGAGTTAAACGAGGTGTCTCTGACTGATCAGTTACAATGAggatagtgatgatgatgatggcgatgAAAATGTTGCTTTTGCACCTGATGCATGTAGGGGATGTCAGGTATTGCTGATGATTCTGGTCTCTTGATGGATATACAGCTGTCTTAGGCTTCATTTGGTGTGCATCATAGCATTATGCGGAGAGAGTAATCTCAATATTGTTGTACTACGATGATCATTACTAATGCATATTTAGCATTTGGCAGTGACAATTAATATTGGTGTGGAGATGCTTGCATAGTGTTGTTATTTCGTGTTTGGATGACACAAATTGCCATGTCATAAattaatgatgatctatgtaaattatttttttattttatttttttaataattaaattacttaTATGCTAAGAATTTATTAATGAAAACTTACAAATCTATTTAATAATATTGATAAAAAGGTGCCCTTAATTAAAGAGTTAAAAAATCAGCTGCTATAGATCATCTGACCATGTGATTTTTAGGCTCTCATACATGCATTATGTtgtccacaatttggatggttaggattggccTAAACTTATTAAAtaatcatttgatcaatggcatTTAATATGGACTGTCCAAGGGGCGGTTGAAGTGGGCAGCCCGCCCAGCCCTTCTAGTGTATAGGACTTGCCCCTACAAATGGAGGACTTGTGAAGTGACCTCTTTTTTGCTGAAAAGGCCGGTAGCAATGCATGCGAGGAACAGACCTCTTTGCTGAAAAGGCAGGTAGCAATGTAGCGTACGGCCAGCTTATTCTACGGTTCTCATCATCGCAAAATTCATCAGGCGgtttccctctttttctctcttcagaTCTTCTGCCATGTTTTTAGAATTAGCTCATTTTACAATGACTAACGGTGGGGACTGACCATGAAATTGGCAGGTCCGAAAAATTAGGCCTATCcagccatcatgtgggccaccatgtgaattGGAGGTTTTTGGATGGCTGTTTGCTTTTTTCTATGATAGGTCCCATCATGTTGTTTTTACACAAATTGCTCATCAATTGAGCCTTACCATAACATTAggattaataaataaataaataaaaactatgcttatacaattatcaggtggacctgACTAAAATAATGGACAATTATCCAAAAACCTCCTAACTCGCAGAGGTGGTCCACATGGTCGGATTAgtctgattttttatatttttttttcagcatCCTACATTCATGGTTAGGTGACCTTTTGAATATGTTAGATGCCACGGATACATAGTGTTGGGTCCAGCATGATTGATGTGGGGTAGAGGATCCCATCTCATATCACCTCGTTTTCACTGTGTTTTTCTCAGAACCCAGCCATGCACATGGAGCAGAGTTTTTGTTTCGCCCAAAAGGGTGAAAAACAGTATTGTTTAAATATTCTTAGCTATTTGCAAAGGCTGTTTGTTCGCCAAACGCAAAATAGCCTCCACCGTTAGTGCTATTATTAAGTGAATATTGCTATGATGCATACCCAACGGGCCCTTAATTTGGAGAAATGGTATGATCCTCGGCTCAATAATCTAAAGAAATTTCTATGATAATTGGCCCTTGTTTTGATTATGATATCCTTGGCAAAGATTTTGCAACTCCacatttcaggaaaaaaaaaaaaaaaacagtagagGGCCCATTCAGATGGTTTTTACAAAATTGATTTTCCAAATCAGATGGTTTTTACAAAATTGATTTTCCTACAATTTGTTTATCGTCCAATTGTTGTGGGCTTTTTAGTATATATTTCATAAAGGAGACATCAGACGGAGTACACGCACAATACCAAACTGAGATTTGGCTTAAAATAATGTTTAAGCAAGAAACGCCCCCCTTTTGAGGGTATGTTGAAATCGCCCCAGCATTGTTTCAGTTCAACCTTATAAGGACTAAAGGTTGGATGACTAGGATCTCTCAATCCAGGAAAACCTGAGATGTGATCCATCTATGGCGTTGTCCATCCTTTCAACAGTCTAGATTACTGAGCTATTGGCCTACTCAGAGGAAATGAAGACCTGGGATATTATACATGTGGTTGGGTTGAATAGAATGTTGGGTTCTTTCTTAATACGTGATAGTTGTCACCTTGAAGCCATCTCCATCTGTGTCCGTATTATCTGCTCTCCATTTGGAAACGGTAGCCATCCCCGTATGAACCACTTTGATACAGCTATTCAAACCATTCTGTCAATGGTTAGTACAACCCGAGTGTCAACGGGATTAGAGCCCATGTGGCAGAATGGATGGATCATCTGGTCTGTCCATTTGTACGAGTACTGCGTCAATTGGGCAATCCCATTTGTCCAACGAGCAATTTTAAAATGGATATTCTAAAAGGAAAACACTTCAACAAGCTCACGTTCAAGAAGAAAAATCAACTATAATAATTGTCATCTTTCATGGTTTTGTTCAGCCATCCATCTTTGGTGAGTTGGAaaggatggatggcctagattctTTGGCCATGCAATATGCTAATAAATATCCTTTGTTGACTCTTTGACAAATGAATGAAAATAAGTATCATAAAAATTGTTAGTGTACAAGTATAATTAGAGATTAATAAGTGTATACGTGTGATTATAATACAATTAAAGTGTTTGATTCTAATTTCcccaaaaaatatatacatactcATCTCAGCTGTACACATGCCAGGGGTATATTAATTTGAATTGGTACCGTCTCAATTGGAGGTTTTCCTTGCGAGTCCATGTAGAATAAGCCACCAACgttgctagtggggcccaccatagcttgCACATTGCACCCGACCCATCCATCAAGGTTGTCCCAACACGAAAGTTAGGAGCCACAAAAATAAGATCACTCCGACAATCATGTGGGCTACCATGTGAATTTAAAAGTTTTTAGGTATTGTAAATTATTTTATGCAAGGTGACTCATCCATAGGTCAATTTTTGAGGCAtcctatcatcatggtgggacctagtGAGTAAGGTACTTTTTACGCTCTTGAGTTTATTCTACGGTTACTTCTTCTCATGTTCTGTGAATAGCCGGGACATTGAGAAATATCCAGAAAGGCATTTCGAGAAACGATTTGATTCTATCTTTATTCATTCGGTTCGAAGAAAGGAAGGATCCTAGAGACTTGCTTTCTTTTAGTTGTTGAATCTTTGTTTGATTGATCAATGTGTGATATTCTACAAAAGAAGCAACCTCTTAGGTGGATGGCCTATGGTTCAAAATTAACAATAATCCATCATCTTAAACCTGTTGTAAAACAGACGTCTTAAATCTTggttcaccgcgctgctcgaccagtcgagggactagctcgactagtcgaaggtcccttcgactggtcgaagcccgttcgactcaaagtccagcagtGATGTATTCggagttccgaggtgctcgactagttgaggaactagctcgactagttgaaggtctcttcgactggtcgaagtcctcattcgactagtcgagggttacgtagatgGTGCATGGATTCTGTGTGGACTGTATAAATTTGAAGTGGTTTCAAAGAAGTGCGTaaatggagtttcctaaactataaataggggtccctagggtttttGTAAGAAATGCTAAGGCTTTTTAAAGGgattccaagggttcctaaaagagttttagggtttccaaagggtgtagcaagggtgagatacgaggttgtttgaatcaggtaagtcctttctctttgtaatttctatttttatagtggaattatgtcgctttgtaccgtggtttttttccaaaagagttttccacgttaaatctttatgttctcttgtgtttgctgggtgccattggattgttatcctagatctagatctgtgtgatttcgcagcacaaatccccaacaagtggtatcagagctatcgttgaagcacaaatctgaatctacaggattaacatcaatgggaagcactaggtatgagattgagaagtactcaggaaaaaataattttgagttatggaagatcaagatgatcaattccttaatgaagtaaggcgaagatggtgctcttgaggaaggaaagtctactatgactgatgatgattggaatattcttaataagaaggccttatcatcgatccgtttatgtctcatggatgaggttctctacaatgtcatgagggagaaaactgcagctaagttgtgggtgaagttagaggatgtctatgcaaaaaaaattctctaaaaatcgcctacacttgaagcggcagtggtatatcttcaagatggcagagggtggagatctggagg
This region of Magnolia sinica isolate HGM2019 chromosome 1, MsV1, whole genome shotgun sequence genomic DNA includes:
- the LOC131246845 gene encoding uncharacterized protein LOC131246845 produces the protein MNTNKVPMLCRFGGNFIWESDKVYYKGGTNHIVYVDRAINYHNLLSKVCGICKLTDISNIKYKYPGLDLDSLVSIENDDDVTNMMEAFPQSSKPIQLFLSGDQNLSIPIAVPSFLMQNADNGNDQASLQDLHESNGTLAPSSHNTNTSDNDVRSAPNDSCEMNRLLMDNRELPCGMVATSVNEMPKMISVLKEGQEYVDANVLQEGQEFVDANAFHKSLREYAIRSHFEYRRTRSGGGHYQAKCINGDCSWRIHVCKLPDNHTFKIKSLKGNHTCNVMNNSTMSNTTTHRQANRKWIAALVKDRFQNNLRCKPKDIVDQISQEYRVKVSYDKAWRGIELALKERHLEQSVSALRTLCEEIQTTNPGSTANLSRSSDNSLRLFVAYEAAIRGFKQACRPVVMLGFRKMEGKCRGVWLYAMAIDAEEYWFPVSCAFVESKNVSSWKWFCDELAQVLGFIPKLTFISNRQEGILEVVSGIFPHACHRYYQKELVEEIQQKFRHWDLVRLFENAVDTGVCYEFDASMREIHDKYKEAGIFVKDINPKHWATSHFEEKLYVAEDVYLEFIGKWRDKLEEWRDLPITSVLENLHLYMIEIFDERFKKSSDWETILVPRVEALISILEMPKGNYSVSYGAADFEVLDKDDADANSLKVDLERQTCSCRLWQMKGYPCPHAIAAIRYNRRNVYDYVDVHYTVAKYRHTYSEHIDPLHLPNTSLSLSKKRKQVELNEVSLTDQLQ